The DNA sequence CAAGCCGCCGCACAACCGGCTGCGCAAGCAAAGCCTCAAACTTCTTCCAAACCCGCTCCCGCGCCAGCCCCGCCTGCTCCTGCTCCCGCTCCTGCGAGAGTTCACGAAATGGATGATATTGACGATATCGAAGATCTTGATGGCGGCCTCGACGATGACGATGATATGATTGAAGACGTTTAACGCTCTTCTCGCTGGTCGCATGGCCCATATCTTTGCTAAAGCGGCCTTACATGGAAACCTCACCAAATATCACTGAGCAAATATTCTCCAAGGCTCAAGACTTGGGTTTTCTCCGCATTGCTATCACTGCAGCTCAAGACCTCCCCGAAGGCGACGACGCTCTGCAGAATTGGATCCAAAGCGGTTATCACGGAGATATGGACTTTATGGCCAAACACGGCCGGCGAGATGACCCGCAGAAGGTTCTTAGCGGTGCCAAAAGTCTCTTGGTCGTGGCCCTGCCCTATGCCGGTGGTCAAGATTTGGTAAACCTTACCCCCTCTCGTCCCCAAGGTTTCATCGCCCGTTACGCCCGCGGCCGAGATTATCACGAAGTCATGCGCGAGAAGCTTATGGCTCTTGGTGAAGCATGCTCAGAAATCATCGGGCGACCTGTTGTTTCACGGCCTTGCATTGATACCGCCCCCCTTCTCGAACGCGGTTACGCCTCGCAAGCAGGTCTTGGTTTCGTAGCCAAAAATACGATGCTTCTGATTCCAGGATTTGGCACTTATTTTCTACTCGGAGAGCTTCTACTTGATGTGGAGCTACCCCCCACAGAACCCATCAAACCGAAGTGTGGATCCTGCCGCTCATGTTTAGATGCCTGCCCAACCGGCGCATTTGTTTCGGAGCGAGTACTCGATGCTCGCAAGTGTGTTTCGTATTTCACCATCGAATACAGCGGGGCCATTCCACAAGAGTACCGCCGCCCCATCGGCAATATGGTTTTTGGCTGTGATATTTGCCAAGAGGTTTGCCCCTACAACCTATCGAAGAAGATCAAACCGGTTGCCCCAGAGTTTATTGCGCGCGATGAACTCCAAAACCCTGACCTTATTGATCTACTTGAAATTACCTCCAGTGGACACCGCAGGTTTGTTAAAGGAACCGCTCTTCGGCGCGCTCCCCGACATCAGCTCATGCGTAACGCGGCCATAGCACTCGGTAATTCAGGAAGAGCTGAGGCTATTGAACCTCTGGCACAAGCACTTACCGGCAATCGCTACCCTATCGTTCGCGGACACGTCGCGTGGGCGCTTGGCGAGCTTGGAACCGAAGTCTCACTCAACCATCTTCAAAGTGCTTTGGTAAACGAAGATGATGATTCCGTCTGCGATGAAATCCGCAGCGCCATCGCGAATATTGAGAGCGTAAACGATGCAGACTGACAATAAACCAGACCACCGACTCATGTGCTACGACTGCTTTCGACCAGATGCCCACTGTGTTTGTAAAATCATTAAGCCCGTAAAAAACGAAACGGGCATTATCATTTTGCAACATCCCGCAGAACGCAATCACCCTTTCGGCACGGCACGCATTGCAATGCTCTCACTCGCTAAAGCAAACCTCGAGATTGCTTGGCCAGGGTTTGCTCGCCAAGAAGCTCTGGAAGAAAAAATCCCTCTTAAAAGCGGAATACTCTACCCCTCCCAAGACGCTCTCGACCTGGACGATTGCCCAGAAGACCAAAAGCCTGAAAACTTGGTTATTCTTGATGGTACCTGGAATACAGCCAGAACTA is a window from the Deltaproteobacteria bacterium genome containing:
- a CDS encoding DTW domain-containing protein — translated: MQTDNKPDHRLMCYDCFRPDAHCVCKIIKPVKNETGIIILQHPAERNHPFGTARIAMLSLAKANLEIAWPGFARQEALEEKIPLKSGILYPSQDALDLDDCPEDQKPENLVILDGTWNTARTIYNTYPNLRNLPHYKISPVAPSGYKIRKAPKAEHRSTIEAIWQALTILE
- the queG gene encoding tRNA epoxyqueuosine(34) reductase QueG, encoding METSPNITEQIFSKAQDLGFLRIAITAAQDLPEGDDALQNWIQSGYHGDMDFMAKHGRRDDPQKVLSGAKSLLVVALPYAGGQDLVNLTPSRPQGFIARYARGRDYHEVMREKLMALGEACSEIIGRPVVSRPCIDTAPLLERGYASQAGLGFVAKNTMLLIPGFGTYFLLGELLLDVELPPTEPIKPKCGSCRSCLDACPTGAFVSERVLDARKCVSYFTIEYSGAIPQEYRRPIGNMVFGCDICQEVCPYNLSKKIKPVAPEFIARDELQNPDLIDLLEITSSGHRRFVKGTALRRAPRHQLMRNAAIALGNSGRAEAIEPLAQALTGNRYPIVRGHVAWALGELGTEVSLNHLQSALVNEDDDSVCDEIRSAIANIESVNDAD